A single Hippocampus zosterae strain Florida chromosome 17, ASM2543408v3, whole genome shotgun sequence DNA region contains:
- the elavl3 gene encoding ELAV-like protein 3 isoform X10 translates to MVTIISTMETQVSNGPSGTSLPNGPVISTNGATDDSKTNLIVNYLPQNMTQEEFKSLFGSIGEIESCKLVRDKITGQSLGYGFVNYVDPNDADKAINTLNGLKLQTKTIKVSYARPSSASIRDANLYVSGLPKTMSQKDMEQLFSQYGRIITSRILVDQVTGISRGVGFIRFDKRNEAEEAIKGLNGQKPLGAAEPITVKFANNPSQKTGQALLTQLYQTAARRYTGPLHHQTQRFRFSPITIDSMTSLAGVNLTGPTGAGWCIFVYNLSPEADESVLWQLFGPFGAVTNVKVIRDFTTNKCKGFGFVTMTNYDEAAMAIASLNGYRLGDRVLQVSFKTSKQHKA, encoded by the exons ATGGTTACC ATAATCAGCACCATGGAAACCCAGGTGTCCAACGGTCCGAGCGGAACCAGTCTGCCCAACGGCCCGGTCATCAGCACCAACGGCGCCACGGACGACAGCAAAACCAACCTGATCGTCAACTACCTGCCGCAGAACATGACCCAAGAAGAGTTCAAGAGTTTGTTCGGGAGCATCGGGGAGATCGAGTCCTGCAAGCTGGTCCGAGACAAGATAACGG GTCAAAGTTTGGGCTACGGCTTTGTCAACTACGTGGATCCGAACGACGCAGACAAGGCCATCAACACACTCAATGGTCTCAAGCTACAGACTAAAACAATCAAG GTATCGTACGCAAGGCCAAGTTCCGCTTCTATCCGCGACGCAAATCTTTACGTCAGCGGACTGCCCAAGACCATGAGCCAGAAGGACATGGAACAGCTCTTCTCCCAATACGGTCGCATCATCACATCTCGCATTTTAGTGGACCAAGTCACAG GCATATCACGAGGAGTTGGTTTCATCCGGTTCGACAAACGAAATGAAGCGGAGGAGGCCATCAAGGGTCTGAACGGACAGAAGCCTCTGGGCGCTGCCGAGCCCATCACCGTCAAGTTTGCCAACAACCCCAGTCAGAAGACAGGCCAGGCCTTGCTGACTCAGCTGTATCAGACCGCGGCCCGACGCTACACGGGGCCCCTGCATCACCAGACGCAGCGATTCAG ATTCTCCCCGATCACCATCGACAGCATGACCAGCCTGGCCGGCGTCAACCTCACCGGTCCCACCGGAGCCGGCTGGTGCATCTTTGTGTACAACTTGTCGCCCGAGGCGGACGAGAGCGTCCTGTGGCAGCTCTTTGGGCCCTTTGGCGCCGTCACCAACGTCAAGGTCATCCGTGACTTTACGACCAACAAATGTAAGGGCTTCGGTTTTGTCACCATGACCAACTACGACGAGGCGGCCATGGCGATCGCGAGCCTAAACGGCTATCGCCTGGGCGACCGCGTGCTGCAGGTTTCTTTCAAGACTAGCAAGCAGCACAAGGCCTGA